The following DNA comes from Musa acuminata AAA Group cultivar baxijiao chromosome BXJ1-4, Cavendish_Baxijiao_AAA, whole genome shotgun sequence.
TCCCGGTGCTTATATGCCATTGGAAGTCTTTCTGAATTTGTTGTGAAACCGTGGATGTCCCTTTTCGTGTGAACACCTTGGAGCAATTTGTGATTTTTCGTTATTTTCGATGTTATCTGCATTTATGACACAACAATCAACGTGCTTGCCGGAGACTTTGAGTACTGGAACCTTTACGTTTGTGCAACTTCCATTTCAAGTGGGGTTAAGTCGATACTACTTGATACTTCACGACAATGTTGCTAGTGTTTTGGCTTCTTGGTTCTCTTTTGAAATTTTTTGCATGCACTAGATCTCTCCACTTGCTGCTTCAGAATGGTGGCtagttctttctttttcttattgaaaTCCTTTTCGTGCATgaatttaattaagttttatttgaaactagtctCATAACCTCAGATCTAAATTGGCTTTTACTTATTATTCGTCTAACAAGCTCCCGGCTGCCACACACAGATTATGAAAGTATGCTTATCTTGTCGTTTGTTCTTTGACAATTAGAGATTCCACCCAATTGACTCTTTGCACTTGCAGTGTTCGATTGTTGCTTTTCTTCGGATATTATGGAAGAAGATGATTACAGGAAGTACATGGATGACATTGTTACTCAACTTCATGAGCATTTCCCTGATGCTTCATTTTTGGTAATCAACTTCAAGGGTGAAGTCGAGAGCAAAATTTCAGATATCTTGGCCCAATATGGCATCACTGTCAGGGGGTACCCTCGCCATTATGAAGGGTGTCCAGTGCTTCCTTTGGAGATAATTCACCACTTCTTGAGGTTATGTGAGAACTGGCTAACTTTGGAAAGGCAGCAAAATGTCTTGCTAATGCATTGTGAGAGAGGAGGATGGCCTATTCTTGCATTTATGCTTGCAAGTCTTCTGCTTTACAGGAAACATTACAGCGGGGAACAAAGGACTCTGGAAATGGTGTATAAGCAGGCTCCGAAGGAGCTCCTTCAGATTTTGTGTCCGTTGAACCCACAATCTTCGCATCTTAGATATCTCCAATACATAACTAGAATAGGCAGTGAGACATGGCCTCCGCAGGATACTCCTTTCACATTGGATTGCCTAATTCTGAGAGTTATTCCGAATATTGATGGAGAAGGGGGTTGCAGGCCTATAGTACGTGTCTATGGTCAAGACCCTCTGTTCCCAGCTGACAGGAGTTCTAAGGTTCTTTTCTCGACAGCAAAGACAAAGAAACATGTTCAGCATTTCAGACAGGTAAACCTTAATTCCTGGACTAAATGATGCCACTAttctgaaaaaaataaaaaaattagtttcTCTGTTTCTCATGTAACTGCAGGCCGAGGATGCACCGATAAAATTAAATGTCCGCTGCTGTGTTCAAGGTGATCTGGTCCTTGAATGCATCAATGTGGATGAGTATCTGGAAGATGAGGAGCTAATGTTCAGGGTAATGTTCAACACGGCCTTTATACAGTCTCATATTTTGCTGTTGAATCCTGAGGATATTGACATTCCTTGGGAAGCTGAAGACCGCTTCTCGAAGGACTTCAAAGCAGAGGTAGGGCTGTCTTCTTTTACTAACACAGAGGGATGTTCTATTTTACCCATACTGTGGGGTTGAAAGCACTTCGTTCCTGAACCAGGTACTCTTTTCAGAGTTTGATGCTGAGTCTGATACTTCCACGGGAACAGGAGCAACGGATGAGGTTGAGATGGAAGTTGGCTCAACAGAGGAGTTCTTCGAGGCAGAAGAGATCTTCAGCAGCCCTGACTGGCATGATGGACAGAAGGATCTCGATATTCAGACAGCTGTATTTTCAAACACACTAGAAACTTTCAGTCCAAGATCTGAAATGTCAAATCCTGAAGCTGATGGACGGAGCCAGTTAGAATCTTTTTATTCTGAACATGTGACTCTTGTGGATGAAGAAACTCTGGTTCTAGATTTACTTACAGGGGTAAGCATGGACTTAGACCATGCTGATCATGAAAATAACCCTGGTGTAAAGGCATTGAACACTCTGGATGATATGTTTAATGAAGCAAAGAGCACGACTTTGGCAGGTGAAGAGAGTACATCAGACAACTCCAAACAGGATACTACTGACAACATTAGTCTAGCAGTTGAAGAGATAACCTCATCAGCGAGTAGCAGTTTTGAACAGGATAGAGTATGGCAAAGGGCAATATTGACTTCAGATCATGTGGCTCATGAATTAGGGGTCTCATTTTTGGCAGATGACCAAATGAGCAGCCGAAGTGTTAGAGATTCAATAGAGGATACAGGGAATAATTCAGATGAAGTTAGGTGCAAAGTAGAAATGTGTGATGTCACAAATAATACAAGAAACTTTGCCACTGAAAATAGGACAGATTCTGGGTTAGCATATCAGAGGTTGGATTCTGATATTGAAGGCCAGAATTCTGAGAAGCTCAAGCATCATATGTCAAATGAAGCACTTACAGTCGACATTGGACAATCTCCTTTCTCAGTTTTATACAAAGAGAAGGATGAAAAGCCGGAGCCATTAGGCAATTCCATAGAATTATTAAACAAAAGGACAATATCTCAGTCATTCCATCCAAGCCGAGGCATCGATGCAATTTTGGTGGATGCATCATCTCAACCTGAAATTCAATTTGCAGGAAAAACTGTAAGTACATCCAGAGTTACTGCTACAAGTATGACAATAACTGGTTCGTCTCCATCAGAACCATTGTCACCACCTTCAATTGAGGCACTTCTTGAGGCATCATCTACTCCATGTACAggtcctctttttgtttcaataCAACCATCCAACTCACCCACTCTTTCGGTTGCTTCACCTCTTTCATccacacctccacctccacctctgcCTCCACCTCCATCTTCACCACATATATATTCACGAATTAGGAGAAAAGTCCCTCCCCATCCATCATTGCTTGCCTCCTATGGAGCCTTGTCATTTGCTCTATCTCGACCTTTACAAATACATGATGTATTCCAAAATCCTGACCAACATCTTGGTCCTCAAATGATATGTGATTCTGTTGCCATAAGTGCTACTTCATCTTCACATTTACCTCACCAACCTCCATCCATGCAACTAGACTCTTTGTTGTTGCCTCCTTTGTTACCTTCTCAAGGCCAATCACTCCCTTCACCTCATCATCTGTCTCATTCATCGCCACCTACAGCTATAATACCATCCTCCAACTATCCCCTAGAACTTTCCCCTCCCCTTGCTTCAAGGACTCTTTTTCCACCATCCCCTCATTCTAGTAACACCATATATGACCCTTCATATCTCTCGTCAACAGAGCCTGAAAGTGGATTAAACAAAATCTCTGATCCTTCTCCCCCTACCTCACTTCCTTCCTCATCTCCTCCTGGACAAAATGTTGACATATTCATTTCTCCTCTGTCAAATTTATCCACAAAAAAGGATCCATTTGATCCACCACCAGTAGCTGCTTCACCACCACCAAATACAATTTGGCATAACATACCAATGTTTGCTAACATTACACTGTCTGATCCACCTTTTACTCATGGAGGTCCCTCACCAACATGTTCACTCCATGATGCAAGCAAGGAAGTTCTAGCAGCATCACAAGATTTTGCATCATATTCATGTTCTCTACAACTATCACCATCTAAGGCTATATGTAAAGGCGTTCCAcctccatctccacctcctccCCCTCATCCGACAACTCCACCTAGACCTCAACAtccacctcctccaccacctccattAGGCCTCCCTGAACCACATACAAGAGCAACACCTCTAACTTTATCCCCACCTCCACCTCCAACAAATTCCCACAGAGCACATATAAGagttcctcctccacctccacctccacctccattgTTCCCTCCAACTCTAAGAGATCTCCCTAAAGGACATATAAGATCTCCATCATCCTCTTATCTGGAAGTTGACAAAAGCTCATTGATTTTACCAACATCTCTACCTCCTCAAGCAGATGAACATGGAATTGCTCCAAATCCAAAACCATTCACTATAGTACATGAAACAACCACACCTGCAACCTCTTCTCCCATGGAACATATAATGTCTCCTCCACCACCTCAAGGAGCCTCACTTCGATTGCCATTAATTGGAGAAAATGGGAAGGCTCCACCGCCACCatcttttcttgaaaattttgggcAATCTCCACCTCCACCATCTCTTCCTGGAAGTTATGAACGACCTCCACCTCCGCCACCTCCACCACCTCCCCTTCGATGTTGTGGAGGAGCATCTTTGCCACCTTTACTTGGAGATACTAGTGAAGCACCATCTTCACTATCATTCGTTGGAGCATTCGAGAAAGCTCAAAGCCCACCACTTCACCCAAAAGATCATATGCAAGATCCACCTCCAGAACCACCCCCTCCGCCGCCTCCCCCAGGAGGAGGTCTATTTGCTCCTTCACCTCTATTGCTTCACCTTAAAGGAGGTCAGGGAGGCATATCCATTCCTCTACTTTCGGCACCTCATCTTGGAGGACACCATGTAGGTGTACCTATTCCACCTCCACCACCTCCCCTTAGAGATGTGATCTCTCCACCTTTACTATCACACCATAGAGTTGTATATGCTCCTCTATCTACCCGCGGAGGTGTATCAACTGATTCGTCTTCTCCCATGGTTCAGAGAGGTGTATCAGCTCCTCCACCTTCGTCGTCTCCCTCTGGAGTTGTATCTTGTCCTCCACCTCCACCCCCACTTCCAAGTCCACCTCCTAGTGATGTATTCATTTCACCTTCACAGCCTCCTTCTAGAGTTGTATCTATTTCTCCACTATCGTCGCCTCCCTTTGGAGTTGTACATGCTCATCCTCCGCCCCCTCCACCCCCTCCACCGCCTTTGGCCCCACCTCCACCACATTTAATCCCACCTCCTATTGATGTATTTATTTCACCTCCGCAGCCCCCTTCTCAATTTGTATCTATTCCATTGCTGTCGCCTTCCACTGGAGTTGTACATGCTCATCCTCCACCACTTTCACCTCCACCGCCTCCATCTGGAGTTGTAGTTGCTcatcctccaccacctccacctccacctctgtCGCCTCCCTTCAAAGTTCTAGTTGCTCATGTTCCATCACTGCCACCTCTATCGCCTCCCTTTGGAGTTATAGTTGCTCATCCTCCACCACCTTCACCTCCAACTCCACCACCTCCACCtctacctccacctccacctccattgCCATCCTTTGGAGTTGTATCTCCTCTGTCGCCATCCTCTGGAGTTGTATCTCCTCCTTCACTGTGGCCTCCCCTTGGAGGAGCCATGTCTACTCCTCCGCTGCCACCGCCTCCTCCTAAAGGAGTTGTGTTTGCTCCTCCTATGTCGCCTCCCTCTAGAGCAAGTGTATCCACTCCTCCGCTGCCTCCCCTTGGAAGTGTATCCACTCCTCCACCTTCACTGCCTCCTCTCGGAGGAGATGTATCTACACCTCCACCTCTGCCTCCGCCTCCACCTCCATCGCCTTCCCTTGGAGCAAATGTATGTACCCCTCCACCTCCATCTCCACCTCCATCGCCTTCCCCTGGAGCAAATGTATCTACCCCtctacctccacctccacctccgcctCTGCCTCCACCTCCATCGCCTTCCCCTGGAGCAAATGTATCTacccctccacctccacctccacctccgcctCTGCCTCCACCTCCGCCTCCACCTCCATCGCCTTCCCTTGGAGCAAATGTATGTTACCCtccacctccgcctccgcctctgcCTCCACCTCCATCGCCTTCCCTTGGAGCAAATGTATGTtaccctccacctccacctccacctccacctccgcctccgcctccacctCCATCGCCTTCCCTTAGAGCAAATGTATGTtaccctccacctccacctccatctCCACCTCCACCGCCTTCCCTTAGAGCAAATGTATCTACCCCTCCACCtctacctccacctccacctccacctccgccACCATTGTCTCCTTATGAAGGAGGTGTATTTGGTCCACCTACAACACCTCCTCCTAGAGGAGGTGTATTCgcaccaccacctccaccacctCCCATTGGAGGAGGTGTATTTGCACCACCCCCTCCACTGCCTCCCCTTGGAGAAGGTGTAGTCGCATCGCCACCTCCACCGCCTCCCCCTGGAGGAGGTGTAGTCGCACCGCCACCTCCACCGCCTCCCGCTGGAGGAGGTGTAGTCGCACCGCCACCTCCACCGCCTCCCCTTGGAGGGGGCGTATTTGTGcaaccaccacctcctccgcctACCCCCGGAGGAGGTGTATTCATGACACCACCTCCACCGCCTCCCCCTGGAGGAGGTGTATTTGCTCCACCTCCACTTCCTCCTCCCGGAGGAGGTGGGCAAGctccacctccaccacctccCCCTGGAGGTGTATTTGCTCCACCTCCGCCACCTCTCCCCGGAGGCTGTGGGCAAGCtccacctcctccacctcctcctggaGGAGCTGTGTCtactcctccacctccacctagGGCTCCTGGTGCTCCACCCCCACCAAGGGCTCCAGGTGCTCCACCTCCACCTGGGGCTCCAGGTGCTCCTCCGCCTCCTCAAGCTGGCATAAGAGGCTTACCTCCAAATTCCATGGCTGGGGGAAGGGGAAACATGCTTGCACGTCCTGGAGGACCAGGTATGTCAGCAGCCCGAAGGTCACCATTTAAGCCATTGCATTGGGTGAAAGTATCAAGAGCCATGCAAGGAAGCTTATGGGCCGAGTTACAGAAACATGCTGACGCTCACAGGTATCTCTATTTTACAATTGCTGATCTGGTGTATCAAAAGTTTTTTTCATCTTACGTTTCTTGGTACCAACCACCAAATGAGTATAGGAATATTATTCTGGAGTTTCTAACAAACATTTATTGGTTAAAAGCTATTTCTGAGATGCCAAAACTTATGTCTTATTTTGTACTTTGGTATGTTTTTAACTTCTTATTAATATTTAGAATTATAGGTTACCTTTATTCTCAGCTGCAAACTTATTCTTTACATCTGCTTCCTAAAAAGCCAACCTTTTGAATACAGCACTTCAGAATTTGATGTGTCAGAACTTGAAAGTCTCTTCTCTGCAGTAGTTCCAAAGTCAAAGGATAGCTCAAAATCTGATGGCCGACAAAAATCTGCTGGATCTAAATCTGATAAAGTTCACCTGGTAACTCTTTGGAGCATAGTACCTACTGCCAAATAAGTACTACAAGATTTGTCAATTTTAGTAACTTCTTTTCATGTTGTAACTTATGCTGTAGGCTCCTAGCAGTAGCTTGAAGGACTTGTGTGGTCCATGCAGCCATTTCCTATCATGTACATTATAATGTCTAATTGGCAACTCTAAATTGTTATCCTTTTATACTTCAAGCATCACCAGGAGAACTCAAGACATGGTAAATGTGAAAGAAAATGGTACTTGACTACAAAGAACGATAAGGGGAAAAATGAGCATAATCTAGTCaagttaataatattaatatatgctAAGTTGTTTTGTTGCTTTGACTTTCTGCAACGTTAGTATTGTTAAATTGGTTATTGGTATGGGAAATCACAGATCAAATTGGATAATTTTAATACCTAATCAACCAAACTGTCCATAGTTGCTGAATTTTTGTTAGTATACATTCAATAAGGATTTATCTTTTGCTGATACTTTGTCATAAATTATGAAAGTTTAAAATCGTTAGTCTGATATCATTTTGATCTCTTGTCAGCTAGTATGGGAATATGAACTGGTATACAAGGTGGTATAGCAATCTGTATTATCCTGTATtactaaaaagatgataaaatgtgGAGACTGTCTGATACTGAGATATTGATCCTGTACTGGTTCTTGGTCAGACAAGTAAATACTGGTCAACACATATCAGTCCAACTAGTAATTGAAACACTAATTCTGAAAAATAGAATCTGATAAATTATTGCACTTACTTTTTGCACTGAAAAATTGCAACTGAAGTCTGACCTCAATTTGGATTTCTGCAACTCCAACATATGCATTTATTCACATTCTTTGGTTCCATGTAATCATACATGAGTGCTTTTGCATTTGGAATAGAGGTCTTTGCATTTTGATGTGCAACTAGGGAACAAGCATGTTAAATTGTGGATTACAACTTAAGGCTGCAACTGATGAGACCTATTTGGACTTCTGTCATCTCTTTGACCATTGACTGACCATCACTGTTTTTCTTGCCACTTAATTTGGCCATGGTCATCCATCCTGAACACTGCCATATAGTCTACCTACCATGGTTATTGTTGCTTCATTCACGTGTTACTACTGTCCAACTACAATCCATCTTGGCCATCACCACCTTTCAGGCATTCACCTGGACCATCATCATCCCTCTTCTAGCTGCTCGTCACCAGTTTTGTGATGAGTGCTGCACCTTCTGCCTTTACTTCTCCTCTCGCCACCATTCTTGCCACTGTTGTTCCTTCTAGTATACAGCTTGGCCTTCATTGTCCCATTTGGCCACTAGCATCCATCATGTTGCCAACCCACCTGTTGTTGGCCTTCTTATTGctcatcttgatgattattatcatTGTCACACCCCAGTCCCTGTTTTGATCACTTTAGTCCTCCCAACCGTCTGATCAGCACTCACTCCCTGAATTATGTTGCATCTGTTACCATCCACTCTGATCGCATCACCGCCAACTGTTCAATTGCCCATCTCTTCCAATCACTTGCAAGTCCCACTTGTGATGAGCCAAACAGACAGATCAAATGATTATGTGTGacatttataaatttgaattacctTAGTTGGGGTTAAATCTAATTATGTAACCAAATGTCTCATTTAATTCCGTTTTATGAACCTGTCCTCTACCTGTCTGAACTATCTGCTATATCTTTCTATGATCCAAATTGCAGATGATTGGCCTATGTACATGTTCTATAGTATGATACAGAAAATAAGAAGGCTGATCACTAACTCATTTCTTGAGATCTGCAACCTGTCGCTTTTTCTGTATTAGTTTCAGAAAAACAAGAAACAAGGTCTTAATGAAATCCATTAATTTTATGTATACTCAAGTACTTTTAAGTTGTAACTATAATTCAACTACTGAAGAAGTCTTATGGGAGATTTCAGTTGAAATACTGATTATTACTGACCAATCATGGAACTCTTATACCAAGATAGAAGCAAGGTATATTTTGTAGTCTGCTAGGTGTGATGTTGGCCaactccaataaaagcccattctTAGAATCTAAATTATTTTGTTCATATTATCATGTTCCAGTCTGTTGGCCTATTGTGCTGCTTACCCTATGTGCTTGGCTTTAAGTCTAACCTTGTCACAGCAATTTGGATTTAGGCTATTTTTCCTTAGCTTTCTGTTAATAACTTGATCCTTATACATTGTGAAGCATGACCTCAATTTTCTAAAACAAATGCTTATcagtcaaatcattttcatgtttTTACCTACCACGATATTATTACCTGTTTGTAGATCGAACTAAGGCGAGCCAATAATACTGAAATCATGCTGACAAAAATCAAGATGCCACTGTCTGATATGATGGTAATCTAAATCTTGgtctttctcccctttttgtcATTTAATCTATgtgttcataattttttttaaaggaaaATATGCTCATACATTTTTCCATTGAGATAGTATGATgaagatttttttaatcttttcacttgttTTACATCTTAGAGCTTGTGCATTTGATTGctaacaagaatattgatttataCTTCAGATTTAATTCTTGATAATAACATTTGAATCACATGCAATTTTTCGAATTTTGGCATCTCAAATCATTGTGTGGAATTATTTTTTTGGGCTTTACGTGTTCTACTTTCTGGGACGCTTATGCTGATAATTACagaatttgtttctttttttttttctattcagtACTCGTTATGTTCTGAAGGAACTAGGTGAAACGTTACTCAAGTAACTGACTATTATCATGAGGGCATGTACCACATGACTTTGGTTTTGTTGGACACTATGACTAAGTCTCGAAGAATATTTGAAAAAAGATTATGCTAACTCAATCTGCAAAAATATCAAGCTTAAGATAGTCTGATCTTTGGTGAGTTCCTGATCAGAGATATGGGAGAATAAAGAAAGAGAGAAGCTAAAAAGAAACTCTGAtgtacttgtttcttttaaatgtCTGCTGTACTGATCATCTCCAGACCAAAAGATCAAAGATATGGACATTATGACCAAATACATGCATCCTCATTTAGCAAGCTAGGCATGTTATAATTCAATTACAATCAGATTTAGAACTAATCGGATAGGATCTAATGGCTAGATTGCAGATGATTCGAGTTCTCAAGGCAAGAGTGGAGAGAGATCATAAGTAGTGACTATGATAGAGAGTTATGTAAAAGcaagaacataaaagaaaaaggtTGGAGTGCAGCTAAAATGAACTGACCATTAAATATATTCACAATGGCATTGTTGACTATTTTTATTATagggttaaggtccattttagctcCTGTGATTTTGGCCATAGACCACTTAAGCCTTTATGGTttattcgtgtctaaaataacctctatatttttaaaaaaatagcatATAAACTTTTTCCGTCAAATATGAGTTAATAGATATTATAGTCTGCTTATGTGGCATGCTGACccacaataaaccattaatataataacacatgtaatttaagttttttttaaaaaaactgagATCACCATCAATGACGAGAGGAGGCGTCGTCATGGAAACGACTACCAGCAGCAACATCGAGTCGTTGCTGCCTAACAAGGCGTCATACGCACGTAGCCTCTCCCATGTTGATAATGAGCTCAGGAGTTTCCTATCCTACCTTAGGTGGATGTGCGTCGACTTGTCCGACGCTAGGCACGCAATGGTTTCctggtccctcttcctcctcctagacATCTTCGTCCCCACCACCTCCCACTTTGTCCTCTCCTGTGCCCCCATTTGTCGCGCCTACGACATGGTGGTCCAGCTCTCCTTCACCTCTGCCTTCGACCTCTTTTACCtctgcctctctgccttcgtccgCCGCTACGACCTCCATCGCTTCCTCTTCCTTGACAAAATGGACCTTAAccctttttaaaacttaaattacacgtgtcattatattaatgatttattatgagtcaaaatgtcacgtaagcagactctaatgtCTATTAACCCAGACTTGACGCGAGGGGTTTATATactacgttttttaaaatgtatgggttattttagacacgagtaaatcataagggcttaagtgggCTATGGTCAAAACCACGTGGCTAAAATAGATCTTAacctttttttaaatttaaattatacgtatcattatattaataatttattgtgagtcagcatgTCACGTAAGCAAACTCTAATGTCTGTTAACCCAAACTTGACGAAATGAGCTTATATACTACGTTTTTGAAAATataggggttattttagacacgagtaaattATAAGGGTTTAAGTGGTTCACAACTAAAATAACAagggctaaaatggaccttaaccatTTATTATAAGTTCCAAAGCAAATTTAGCCATGactttattaaataaatcatagGGGCAATCATAGTCGAGAAAATAAAAGGAGTATATAGATTTCCTTCTATGCACTGTTACAAATTTCTTGTCTGGTTAaatttagagaaaaagaaaacccgacaaaataataaaaactaaaacaAACCA
Coding sequences within:
- the LOC135581498 gene encoding formin-like protein 20 isoform X6, whose amino-acid sequence is MALFRRLFYRKPPDRLLEITERVYVFDCCFSSDIMEEDDYRKYMDDIVTQLHEHFPDASFLVINFKGEVESKISDILAQYGITVRGYPRHYEGCPVLPLEIIHHFLRLCENWLTLERQQNVLLMHCERGGWPILAFMLASLLLYRKHYSGEQRTLEMVYKQAPKELLQILCPLNPQSSHLRYLQYITRIGSETWPPQDTPFTLDCLILRVIPNIDGEGGCRPIVRVYGQDPLFPADRSSKVLFSTAKTKKHVQHFRQAEDAPIKLNVRCCVQGDLVLECINVDEYLEDEELMFRVMFNTAFIQSHILLLNPEDIDIPWEAEDRFSKDFKAEVLFSEFDAESDTSTGTGATDEVEMEVGSTEEFFEAEEIFSSPDWHDGQKDLDIQTAVFSNTLETFSPRSEMSNPEADGRSQLESFYSEHVTLVDEETLVLDLLTGVSMDLDHADHENNPGVKALNTLDDMFNEAKSTTLAGEESTSDNSKQDTTDNISLAVEEITSSASSSFEQDRVWQRAILTSDHVAHELGVSFLADDQMSSRSVRDSIEDTGNNSDEVRCKVEMCDVTNNTRNFATENRTDSGLAYQRLDSDIEGQNSEKLKHHMSNEALTVDIGQSPFSVLYKEKDEKPEPLGNSIELLNKRTISQSFHPSRGIDAILVDASSQPEIQFAGKTVSTSRVTATSMTITGSSPSEPLSPPSIEALLEASSTPCTGPLFVSIQPSNSPTLSVASPLSSTPPPPPLPPPPSSPHIYSRIRRKVPPHPSLLASYGALSFALSRPLQIHDVFQNPDQHLGPQMICDSVAISATSSSHLPHQPPSMQLDSLLLPPLLPSQGQSLPSPHHLSHSSPPTAIIPSSNYPLELSPPLASRTLFPPSPHSSNTIYDPSYLSSTEPESGLNKISDPSPPTSLPSSSPPGQNVDIFISPLSNLSTKKDPFDPPPVAASPPPNTIWHNIPMFANITLSDPPFTHGGPSPTCSLHDASKEVLAASQDFASYSCSLQLSPSKAICKGVPPPSPPPPPHPTTPPRPQHPPPPPPPLGLPEPHTRATPLTLSPPPPPTNSHRAHIRVPPPPPPPPPLFPPTLRDLPKGHIRSPSSSYLEVDKSSLILPTSLPPQADEHGIAPNPKPFTIVHETTTPATSSPMEHIMSPPPPQGASLRLPLIGENGKAPPPPSFLENFGQSPPPPSLPGSYERPPPPPPPPPPLRCCGGASLPPLLGDTSEAPSSLSFVGAFEKAQSPPLHPKDHMQDPPPEPPPPPPPPGGGLFAPSPLLLHLKGGQGGISIPLLSAPHLGGHHVGVPIPPPPPPLRDVISPPLLSHHRVVYAPLSTRGGVSTDSSSPMVQRGVSAPPPSSSPSGVVSCPPPPPPLPSPPPSDVFISPSQPPSRVVSISPLSSPPFGVVHAHPPPPPPPPPPLAPPPPHLIPPPIDVFISPPQPPSQFVSIPLLSPSTGVVHAHPPPLSPPPPPSGVVVAHPPPPPPPPLSPPFKVLVAHVPSLPPLSPPFGVIVAHPPPPSPPTPPPPPLPPPPPPLPSFGVVSPLSPSSGVVSPPSLWPPLGGAMSTPPLPPPPPKGVVFAPPMSPPSRASVSTPPLPPLGSVSTPPPSLPPLGGDVSTPPPLPPPPPPSPSLGANVCTPPPPSPPPSPSPGANVSTPLPPPPPPPLPPPPSPSPGANVSTPPPPPPPPPLPPPPPPPPSPSLGANVCYPPPPPPPLPPPPSPSLGANVCYPPPPPPPPPPPPPPPPSPSLRANVCYPPPPPPSPPPPPSLRANVSTPPPLPPPPPPPPPPLSPYEGGVFGPPTTPPPRGGVFAPPPPPPPIGGGVFAPPPPLPPLGEGVVASPPPPPPPGGGVVAPPPPPPPAGGGVVAPPPPPPPLGGGVFVQPPPPPPTPGGGVFMTPPPPPPPGGGVFAPPPLPPPGGGGQAPPPPPPPGGVFAPPPPPLPGGCGQAPPPPPPPGGAVSTPPPPPRAPGAPPPPRAPGAPPPPGAPGAPPPPQAGIRGLPPNSMAGGRGNMLARPGGPGMSAARRSPFKPLHWVKVSRAMQGSLWAELQKHADAHSSSKVKG